The Besnoitia besnoiti strain Bb-Ger1 chromosome Unknown contig00014, whole genome shotgun sequence genome contains a region encoding:
- a CDS encoding uncharacterized protein (encoded by transcript BESB_025090): MAGPNPHSRKSYQSVRTCIQSVGDDDLRESAVARDDTDDSGEDDVPEVSSRGLRLLLRRPNRGLPRRSVMVAVQRPVSFASGLSSRVKKGRNSSRASFSVATLSITLMAVEPQAKA, translated from the coding sequence ATGGCTGGACCCAATCCGCATTCGAGAAAGTCATATCAGAGCGTGCGCACATGCATTCAGAGCgtgggcgacgacgacctgCGAGAGTCCGCGGTGGCCAGAGACGATACAGACGATtccggcgaggacgacgttCCCGAAGTCTCGtcgcgcgggctgcggctgctgttGCGACGGCCAAACCGAGGGCTGCCTCGACGGAGCGTGATGGTCGCCGTACAGAGACCTGTTTCCTTCGCTTCTGggctctcttctcgcgtcaAGAAGGGCAGGAACAGCAGCCGAGCGTCGTTCTCGGTGGCCACGCTGAGTATAACTCTGATGGCCGTGGAGCCGCAAGCGAAGGCTTAG
- a CDS encoding uncharacterized protein (encoded by transcript BESB_025080), translated as MRKEPRKFDPSPVTALEFGGKSPISPARPIMKTGRRKQAAAIVRGLKRLYEGNAKFYRQVKLEQTASVGDECSPISRCMELHSALCTAASRALDHAVALLPILSIFHNSGELHNSMQISDKQSRRGTWGSSGSG; from the coding sequence ATGAGGAAGGAGCCCCGAAAATTCGATCCTTCCCCAGTTACCGCACTCGAGTTTGGAGGCAAGTCGCCAATCTCGCCTGCGAGACCGATCATGAAGACGGGCCGGCGGAAACAGGCTGCGGCAATCGTGCGGGGGCTGAAGCGGCTGTATGAGGGAAACGCGAAATTCTACAGGCAAGTGAAACTTGAGCAGACAGCCTCGGTGGGCGACGAGTGTAGCCCGATCAGCCGCTGCATGGAGCTTCATTCCGCTCTTTGCActgccgcctcgcgagcTCTCGACCACGCAGTGGCCCTACTGCCCATACTCAGTATCTTCCACAATTCAGGGGAACTGCACAACTCGATGCAGATTTCAGACAAGCAGTCGAGGCGAGGAACATGGGGTTCTTCCGGCAGTGGCTGA